One region of Oscillatoria salina IIICB1 genomic DNA includes:
- a CDS encoding TOMM precursor leader peptide-binding protein produces the protein MLKKPKFKNHFHVEVREPKLVYLLSEKGHFVLRGRLYVLLAPFLNGSYTIAEIVQQLQGKATAEEINYGLRLLQNKGYITEAEPNLPPSFASFWHLLDLDSSTTLNSLKSAQVTVTNISNIPTEPFIYALKSLNINLSEEGDLTVVLTDDYLQPELAIINQKALLSGKPWLLVKPVGAVLWIGPIFVPNQTGCWQCLRQRLQMNREIESSLQQEKGILRPFPVSRSALPPTIQIGFNLAATEIAKWLVGAEEKQLLGKIITFDLVSLSLEHHQLIRRPQCLKCGSKNHLKPQPLLLKSQPKLDNQSGGYRSCSPQETWQKYTAHLSPITGVVRKIFNPLPQENSLIHVYLAEHNFPKTGHDLDSLQRALRRKSAGKGQTDWQAKVSCLGEAIERYSGIYTGQEMRVKATYSQLRDDAIAPDKFLLYSEQQYQKRQEWNQINHPIQWIPEPFNPEQEIEWTPVWSLTAEKFKYLPTAYCYYGYFLPKEQCFCWADTNGNAAGNCLEEAILQGFLELVERDAVALWWYNRVKRPAVNLASFGLNYLDKVKEYYQSLGRDFWVLDLTSDLNIPTFAAISHRNNRQPEDILFGFGCHFNPKIAILRAVAEMNQMVFLSGAADPEGRAIFSREDMQSWCEMATVANQPYLVADETVKAKVYRDYLEEESFDLREDVMKCVNIAAERGLETLVLDLTRPDIKMSVVKLIVPGLRHFWAQFAPGRLYEVPVKLGWLEEPLKEEWLNPIPMFI, from the coding sequence ATGCTCAAAAAACCAAAATTCAAAAATCACTTCCATGTTGAAGTTAGGGAACCAAAATTAGTTTATTTACTGAGCGAAAAAGGACATTTTGTCTTACGGGGACGACTTTATGTGCTTCTAGCACCTTTTCTGAATGGCAGCTACACGATTGCAGAAATTGTCCAGCAGTTACAAGGAAAAGCTACAGCCGAGGAAATTAACTATGGGCTAAGATTACTACAAAATAAAGGCTATATTACCGAAGCAGAGCCTAATTTACCACCTAGTTTTGCTAGTTTTTGGCATTTACTCGATCTCGACAGTTCAACTACATTAAATAGCTTAAAATCTGCCCAAGTCACTGTCACTAATATCAGCAATATTCCTACCGAACCATTTATTTACGCCCTGAAATCTCTGAATATTAATCTTAGCGAAGAGGGAGATTTGACAGTTGTCTTAACCGACGATTATCTGCAACCAGAATTAGCAATTATTAATCAAAAGGCATTACTTTCCGGAAAACCTTGGCTATTAGTTAAACCTGTAGGAGCAGTTTTGTGGATTGGTCCAATTTTTGTTCCTAATCAAACAGGTTGTTGGCAATGTCTCCGCCAACGTTTACAAATGAATCGAGAAATTGAATCTTCTCTGCAACAAGAAAAAGGAATTTTACGACCATTTCCTGTTTCTCGCTCCGCCTTACCTCCTACTATCCAAATCGGCTTTAATTTGGCAGCCACAGAAATAGCTAAATGGCTGGTAGGAGCAGAAGAAAAACAATTACTAGGAAAAATTATCACTTTTGATTTAGTTAGTTTAAGCTTAGAACATCACCAACTAATCCGACGACCGCAATGTCTTAAATGCGGTTCAAAAAATCACTTAAAACCGCAACCTTTGCTACTAAAAAGTCAACCTAAACTTGATAACCAATCTGGCGGATATCGCAGTTGCTCGCCTCAAGAAACTTGGCAGAAATACACCGCTCATCTCAGTCCAATTACCGGAGTTGTTCGCAAAATATTTAATCCGCTTCCCCAAGAAAATAGCTTAATTCACGTTTATCTTGCCGAACATAATTTTCCGAAAACAGGTCACGATCTAGATAGTTTGCAACGAGCTTTACGCCGCAAAAGTGCGGGTAAAGGTCAAACAGATTGGCAAGCCAAAGTTAGTTGTTTGGGTGAAGCAATCGAACGGTATTCGGGAATTTATACTGGTCAAGAAATGCGGGTAAAAGCTACATATTCTCAACTCAGAGATGATGCTATTGCTCCGGATAAGTTTCTCCTTTACAGCGAACAGCAATATCAAAAAAGACAGGAGTGGAATCAAATTAATCATCCGATTCAATGGATTCCCGAACCTTTCAATCCAGAGCAAGAAATTGAATGGACTCCCGTTTGGTCGCTAACAGCAGAAAAATTTAAATATTTGCCGACAGCATACTGTTACTATGGCTATTTTTTGCCCAAAGAACAATGTTTTTGCTGGGCAGATACCAATGGCAATGCGGCAGGAAATTGTTTGGAAGAGGCGATTTTACAAGGATTTTTGGAATTAGTTGAACGAGATGCGGTAGCTTTGTGGTGGTACAATCGAGTTAAAAGACCTGCGGTAAATTTGGCAAGTTTTGGCTTAAATTATCTGGATAAAGTTAAAGAATATTATCAAAGTTTAGGGCGGGATTTTTGGGTTTTGGATCTTACCAGCGACCTGAATATTCCAACTTTTGCAGCAATTTCCCATCGGAATAATCGCCAGCCAGAGGATATTTTATTTGGTTTTGGTTGTCATTTCAATCCGAAAATTGCCATCCTACGGGCAGTGGCAGAAATGAATCAAATGGTGTTTCTTTCTGGGGCTGCCGATCCCGAAGGGAGAGCAATTTTTTCTCGCGAAGATATGCAGAGTTGGTGTGAAATGGCAACAGTAGCAAATCAACCTTATTTAGTAGCAGATGAAACTGTCAAAGCAAAAGTTTATCGAGATTATCTAGAGGAGGAAAGTTTTGATTTGCGCGAAGATGTCATGAAATGTGTAAATATTGCTGCGGAACGAGGTTTAGAAACTTTAGTTTTGGATCTCACTCGTCCGGACATTAAGATGAGTGTAGTGAAGTTAATTGTTCCTGGGTTGCGTCATTTTTGGGCGCAGTTTGCTCCGGGAAGGCTTTATGAGGTTCCAGTTAAGTTAGGCTGGTTAGAAGAACCTTTAAAAGAAGAGTGGCTCAATCCTATTCCGATGTTTATTTAA
- a CDS encoding CHASE2 domain-containing protein: MKWFPDRLGKIYKFLCRIPAVAVGSLAVTGLLLGVRQFGWLQPLELAAYDRLMRSQTSLPPDSRLLVVAITEADLREQGQWPLSDRTLAQLLAELQKYQPKVIGLDLYRDIPQPPGNEALLKQLQEENVVAIEKLIDPSGESVPPPPTVPLERVGFNDILIDPDGVVRRNLLYAFTATEEFYSFSLRLSLKYFAEDNLQINLNSLQLGETTFFALNADSGGYQTIDALGYQILLDYRSPNLVAPQVTLSEALNGEIEPNLVRNKLVLIGSTAPSLKDFFPTPFSVAEPDNPGMPGVIIHAQMVSQILDRVEKNRAVFWFWSDWQEILWIWGWGLVGGAIAWRSNNFLVLCLGEFGAIASIFGIGFVLFLNSGWIPLASPTLAVLFTSGSLITYEMQQARQQQKMVMKLLGQQTSPEVALALWKDRDRLLKSGILPGQRITATILFSDIRNFSTISEQRSPEEVMSWLNEYLTTMTQEVSRHHGVVNKFMGDGLMAVFGVPVPSKTPAEMAVDAQQAVSCALAMGDRLRLLNQNWQSKDLPVIQIRVGIFTGSVMVGSLGGKERLEYGVIGDSVNIASRLESCQKERQTSDCRILIAKETLVHLHDKFAVESWGLIPLKGKTRKVYVYRVMQRYE, encoded by the coding sequence GTGAAATGGTTCCCGGATCGTCTTGGCAAGATTTACAAGTTTTTGTGTCGAATACCAGCAGTTGCGGTTGGTAGTCTTGCTGTGACGGGTTTGTTACTGGGGGTAAGACAGTTTGGTTGGTTGCAACCTCTGGAGTTAGCTGCGTACGATCGCTTGATGCGATCGCAAACTTCTTTACCTCCTGATTCGCGTTTGTTGGTGGTGGCAATTACGGAAGCCGATCTCCGCGAACAAGGACAGTGGCCCCTCAGCGATCGCACTTTAGCACAATTGTTAGCTGAATTGCAAAAATATCAACCAAAAGTTATTGGTTTGGATCTGTATCGCGATATTCCCCAACCTCCCGGAAATGAAGCTTTATTAAAGCAACTGCAAGAGGAAAATGTGGTGGCGATCGAAAAGTTAATCGATCCTAGTGGTGAAAGTGTCCCACCACCACCAACTGTACCTTTAGAAAGAGTTGGTTTTAATGATATTTTAATCGATCCTGATGGCGTTGTCCGGCGAAATTTATTATATGCTTTTACCGCTACGGAAGAATTTTATTCCTTTTCCCTACGCTTAAGTTTAAAGTATTTTGCTGAGGACAATTTGCAAATTAATCTTAATTCCTTACAGCTTGGAGAAACCACTTTTTTTGCCTTAAATGCTGATTCTGGCGGTTATCAAACAATTGATGCTCTCGGCTATCAAATTTTACTCGATTATCGCTCGCCTAATTTGGTTGCACCCCAGGTAACATTAAGTGAAGCTTTGAACGGAGAAATTGAGCCAAATTTAGTTAGAAATAAACTAGTTTTGATTGGGAGTACCGCGCCAAGCTTGAAGGATTTTTTTCCTACTCCTTTCAGTGTAGCGGAACCGGATAATCCGGGAATGCCTGGAGTAATTATTCACGCACAAATGGTGAGTCAAATTCTCGATCGAGTGGAAAAAAATCGAGCAGTCTTTTGGTTTTGGAGTGACTGGCAAGAAATACTTTGGATTTGGGGCTGGGGCTTAGTTGGCGGCGCGATCGCTTGGCGTAGCAACAATTTCCTGGTTTTGTGTCTGGGTGAGTTTGGTGCGATCGCGTCAATTTTCGGCATCGGATTCGTGCTTTTTCTTAACTCTGGATGGATTCCTTTAGCATCTCCTACTTTAGCCGTTCTTTTTACTAGTGGATCGTTAATTACTTACGAAATGCAACAAGCCAGACAACAACAAAAAATGGTGATGAAATTATTAGGACAGCAAACCTCTCCCGAAGTTGCCCTGGCTTTGTGGAAAGACCGCGATCGCCTACTCAAATCTGGTATTTTACCAGGACAAAGAATTACGGCGACAATTCTCTTTAGTGATATTCGTAATTTTAGCACTATTTCTGAACAAAGATCGCCCGAAGAAGTGATGAGTTGGCTGAATGAATATTTGACGACAATGACACAAGAAGTCTCTCGACATCATGGGGTAGTTAATAAGTTTATGGGCGATGGTTTAATGGCAGTATTTGGCGTACCTGTACCGAGTAAAACTCCCGCAGAAATGGCTGTTGATGCTCAACAAGCGGTTAGTTGTGCTTTAGCAATGGGCGATCGTTTGCGCTTATTAAATCAAAATTGGCAAAGTAAAGATTTACCGGTAATTCAGATTCGAGTCGGCATTTTTACAGGTTCGGTTATGGTGGGTTCTTTGGGTGGTAAAGAACGCTTAGAATATGGTGTAATTGGCGATAGCGTGAATATTGCTTCTCGTTTAGAAAGTTGCCAAAAAGAACGCCAAACTAGTGATTGTCGAATTTTGATTGCTAAAGAAACTTTAGTACATCTTCACGATAAATTTGCCGTAGAATCTTGGGGTTTAATTCCTTTGAAAGGTAAGACTAGAAAGGTTTATGTTTATCGCGTGATGCAGCGCTATGAGTAA
- a CDS encoding tail fiber domain-containing protein: MDLFDKNKTHASEDGLIEELSDEMLTDCVGGTGYIHTKSGKPFNTKNKSDKWIKKKLEQGLIEYDPEGSHRSWGYWSDREIKENFANIDNQEILEKVASLPITTWNYTDEGTSVRHLGPMAQDFAASFSLGDSETQISAVDANGVALAAIQGLYQQLQEKDSQIQQLRAEINEIKQNLSTSTEITNPQLALN; encoded by the coding sequence ATGGATTTATTCGACAAGAATAAAACTCACGCCAGTGAAGATGGTTTAATCGAAGAATTGTCTGATGAGATGTTAACAGACTGTGTAGGCGGCACTGGCTACATCCACACTAAAAGTGGTAAACCATTTAATACCAAAAATAAGTCCGATAAGTGGATAAAGAAGAAGCTCGAACAGGGTTTGATTGAATACGATCCGGAAGGTTCCCACAGATCCTGGGGTTACTGGAGCGATCGCGAAATTAAAGAAAACTTCGCTAATATCGATAATCAAGAAATCCTGGAAAAAGTGGCATCTCTCCCCATAACTACTTGGAATTATACCGATGAAGGTACGAGCGTTCGTCACCTCGGACCAATGGCGCAAGATTTTGCTGCTAGCTTTAGTTTGGGAGATAGCGAAACGCAAATTTCTGCTGTCGATGCTAATGGAGTCGCTTTAGCGGCAATTCAAGGTTTATACCAACAGTTGCAAGAAAAAGACTCTCAAATACAACAATTGCGTGCAGAAATTAACGAAATCAAGCAAAATCTCAGCACGTCCACCGAGATTACTAATCCTCAATTAGCTCTTAACTAA
- a CDS encoding NHLP bacteriocin system secretion protein: MNNLFRKEALNRVSSPERIDELMQVVTAKNWLALLTTGSLVAFAGVWSIWGRIPITVKAEGVLIQPRRVVELQSAIAGQLKELKIAPGDCIETKQILATIEPTEVQQQLTQQRNKLTELKSQDRQLTALQQQQSNQQQQYLQQQRQALLQELRNAENLAPDLQKKQLETIQKQRQLIQQKLDNARELAPTLKQRLENRRQLREEGAISADALLEAEQTYLNSLTEITDLQAQLQELEIRELQAEESYQESLNKVAQLQAQLEELASQQQEREQVKIEAANTRQNEIQAVEQNVAQLELKLAENSQIFSPHRGCILEVTTTAGEYVNPGNSLGTLQISQTGKEMLAVSYFSIQDGKKIEPGMEVQVTPNTVKREEFGGIVGTVTEVSPFPVTKQGATELVGNAEVVEKLLPEGGAIAVFTELQPNTSNYSGYQWSASAGPELKITSGTTTSSRVTVKKQAPIELVIPLLKQASGI; the protein is encoded by the coding sequence ATGAATAATCTTTTTCGGAAAGAAGCATTAAATCGTGTATCTTCACCGGAGAGAATTGACGAATTAATGCAAGTAGTTACAGCCAAAAATTGGTTAGCTTTGTTGACTACAGGTTCCCTAGTAGCATTTGCTGGGGTTTGGAGTATTTGGGGACGAATACCGATTACCGTGAAAGCCGAAGGAGTGCTAATTCAACCGCGTCGAGTGGTAGAGTTACAATCTGCGATCGCGGGACAATTAAAAGAACTAAAAATTGCCCCCGGTGACTGTATCGAAACTAAGCAAATTTTAGCTACTATTGAACCCACAGAAGTTCAACAACAACTTACCCAACAACGTAATAAATTAACGGAATTAAAAAGTCAAGATCGCCAATTGACTGCATTACAACAACAACAATCTAACCAGCAACAACAGTATCTGCAACAACAGCGTCAAGCGTTGTTACAAGAGTTAAGAAATGCGGAAAATCTTGCTCCTGATTTGCAAAAAAAACAACTCGAAACTATCCAAAAACAACGTCAACTTATTCAACAAAAGCTTGACAATGCTCGCGAATTAGCTCCTACTCTCAAACAACGCTTAGAAAATCGCCGTCAGCTTCGCGAAGAAGGGGCAATTTCTGCGGATGCTTTACTAGAAGCAGAACAAACTTATCTGAATTCGCTTACAGAAATTACTGATTTACAAGCGCAATTGCAAGAGTTAGAAATTCGCGAGTTACAAGCAGAAGAATCTTATCAAGAAAGTCTCAATAAAGTTGCTCAATTGCAAGCTCAGTTGGAAGAATTAGCAAGTCAACAACAAGAACGAGAACAGGTAAAAATTGAAGCTGCTAATACCCGCCAAAATGAAATTCAAGCAGTGGAGCAAAATGTTGCTCAGTTAGAACTAAAATTAGCTGAGAATAGTCAAATTTTTAGTCCGCATAGGGGCTGCATTCTCGAAGTTACTACTACTGCTGGCGAATATGTTAACCCTGGAAATTCTTTGGGAACTTTGCAAATATCTCAAACCGGAAAAGAGATGTTAGCGGTTAGCTATTTTTCTATTCAAGACGGGAAAAAGATTGAACCAGGGATGGAGGTTCAAGTTACACCAAATACGGTAAAAAGAGAAGAATTTGGCGGTATTGTCGGTACTGTTACTGAGGTATCGCCGTTTCCAGTAACGAAACAGGGTGCAACTGAATTGGTTGGTAATGCGGAAGTTGTGGAAAAATTGCTTCCCGAAGGAGGCGCGATCGCGGTTTTTACCGAACTTCAACCAAATACTTCTAATTATAGCGGTTATCAATGGTCTGCTTCTGCTGGACCTGAATTAAAAATTACTTCGGGAACTACTACTTCTAGCCGGGTTACTGTTAAGAAGCAAGCGCCAATTGAATTAGTTATTCCGCTTTTAAAACAAGCTAGCGGGATTTAA
- a CDS encoding NHLP family bacteriocin export ABC transporter peptidase/permease/ATPase subunit, which produces MSKRVRTPTVLQMEVVECGAAALAIILGYYGRIVSLAELRVECGVSRDGSKAINIVKAARNYGLEAKGLKTDLNGLKKLEFPYIVFWNFNHFLVVEGFTKNRVYVNDPKTGPRTVSWQEFDAAYTGVVLAMKPGANFQPGGRKPSLIIALWERLRSSVGAIAYAVLVGFFLVIPTIALPVFTQIFIDRILIAGREDWLRPLLLGLFLAGVIQAILTLLQLQALRGLKIKLAVGMSSKFVWHLLQLPISFYEQRFAGEIASRVELNDKVADLLSGKLATTIIDIIIALFYILILIQYDLFLTGIGIFFAIINVFVLAWLSRQRQDANRRLVQEYGQVSGVAIANLQNIETLKASGETSDFFSRWVGYYTKAINTQQNLSKQNQILAVLPSLLTALTSMLVLVIGGWRIIQGELTIGGLVAFGILIQAFLAPISRLVDFGSLIQELTGDLERLDDVYKTNIADNLKEDQQTNQNSSQPLQGNIELKNVTFGYSPIDPPLVENLNLTIKPGQRIALVGASGSGKSTIAKLVCGLYQPWSGKILFDDREMSEIPSYLFAQSVAFVSQDICLFAGTIRDNLTLWDYTISEQQISQACQDAVIDEITRSQPKGYNTKLTEAGLNLSGGQRQRLEIARALVNNPSLIILDEATSSLDTETERIIDQNLRKRGCTCLIVAHRLSTVRNCDEILVLSEGKVVEKGTHEELLQLKQLYWSLSQERKSLDNEELLTTDERGYTQINDDCGKHGEDVRNLWERQGYLVNVNKANLLDDPDLVWLVKSGEIAIFVVDVENGIPHGRRKYLFSVNAGEAMFGVSNIDKCQGLLAVCLQASELLKVELDEVEELIIKGDKNASLLLDNWLKYLEFPHKIALPKTKSLREYLDKLHENVFQHLNQVKQQQQAEAELRLQTQIQVNSQATEIAFGKLSHLLNPQQAKNFTPIVDSPLSLAFVEICRYLEVKIPASLPQENSLSVMSHAAGLRMRQVKLTTDWWKKDAGVILAYNLQEEQPVVLLPAKSGSYQLFNPVAKTKNKLTAKLAQKLSSHAYTFYRILPENINQKPSLVQVWQLLQFALFKRKSDLQLIFWCGIGATVLGMLTPYATAILIDYAIPAASREILLQIGLALLVAAWGRSLYQLTQGFAQLRVESFADLASQAAVWDRLLKLKASFFRQYSSGDLSSRVTTVSEIRRQFAGTILRSFLASIFALLNLGLLFYYSWKLALVACAVGLIAALTTLIFGIISLRYLRREQEQEGEVFGILIQLINGVAKLRVAGAIQRAFAYWSKGYSKQLVLRLKSQRIEDYLAVFNEVLPLVATVLLFWLAVSLIGLSKLSTGTFVAFYAAFGIFITGGINLSNSSIDLLAIASLWKRVKPILDAPLEITQNSSHPGQLDGKISLENLTFSYHQDTPNILENITINAQPGEFIALVGASGSGKSTILRLLLGLETPQAGKIKYEGQDLNSLELDAVRQQIGVVLQNSQPFSGTIFENIAGGSNITIEQAWQAVKQVDFAADIDKMPMKMQTVISVGGTNLSGGQKQRLMLARALAKQPKILLLDEATSFLDNQTQAKVSENIDKLQITRIVVAHRLTTIRNSDRVYVLDQGKIVQEGTFAQLAAQEGLFARLMQQQM; this is translated from the coding sequence ATGAGCAAAAGAGTCAGAACGCCTACGGTTCTACAAATGGAAGTTGTCGAATGTGGTGCGGCAGCTTTAGCGATTATTTTAGGTTATTATGGGCGCATTGTCTCCCTTGCCGAGTTGCGGGTAGAATGTGGGGTTTCTCGCGATGGTTCTAAGGCGATAAATATTGTGAAAGCGGCGCGTAATTATGGCTTGGAGGCTAAAGGTTTAAAGACCGATTTGAACGGATTAAAAAAGTTAGAGTTTCCTTATATTGTTTTCTGGAATTTTAATCATTTTTTAGTCGTTGAAGGCTTTACTAAAAACCGAGTTTATGTTAACGACCCGAAAACGGGACCGAGGACAGTTTCTTGGCAGGAATTTGACGCTGCTTATACTGGTGTTGTTTTGGCGATGAAACCGGGTGCAAATTTTCAGCCCGGAGGACGCAAGCCTAGTTTAATTATAGCTTTGTGGGAGCGGTTAAGGTCATCTGTGGGCGCGATCGCGTATGCGGTTTTGGTAGGTTTTTTCTTAGTTATTCCGACGATTGCTTTACCAGTTTTTACGCAAATTTTTATCGACCGAATTTTGATTGCGGGGAGGGAAGATTGGTTGCGTCCTTTGCTATTAGGATTATTCTTGGCAGGAGTTATTCAAGCTATTCTGACTTTGCTACAGTTGCAAGCTTTACGAGGTTTAAAAATCAAACTGGCGGTGGGAATGTCGAGCAAATTTGTTTGGCATTTGCTGCAATTACCAATTAGTTTTTATGAGCAACGTTTTGCTGGCGAAATTGCTAGCCGGGTCGAATTAAATGATAAGGTAGCTGATTTACTTTCGGGCAAATTGGCAACGACAATTATTGATATTATTATCGCTTTATTTTATATTTTAATTTTAATTCAATACGACCTATTTCTAACAGGAATTGGCATATTTTTTGCCATTATTAATGTTTTTGTTTTAGCATGGTTATCTCGACAGCGACAAGATGCAAATCGGCGTTTGGTACAAGAATACGGACAAGTGTCTGGAGTAGCGATCGCTAATTTGCAAAACATCGAAACTCTGAAAGCTTCTGGGGAAACTTCCGATTTTTTTTCGCGCTGGGTGGGCTACTATACGAAAGCAATTAACACTCAACAAAATTTAAGCAAGCAAAATCAAATTTTAGCAGTTTTACCAAGTTTGCTAACAGCATTAACTTCGATGTTAGTTTTGGTAATTGGTGGTTGGCGCATTATTCAAGGAGAATTAACTATTGGCGGTTTAGTCGCTTTTGGAATTTTAATTCAAGCTTTCCTCGCGCCAATTAGCCGCTTGGTTGATTTTGGTAGTTTGATTCAAGAATTAACGGGAGACTTAGAACGTTTAGATGATGTCTATAAAACCAATATAGCAGATAATTTGAAGGAAGACCAACAAACAAATCAAAATTCATCTCAACCTTTACAAGGAAACATAGAGTTAAAAAATGTTACCTTTGGCTATAGCCCTATCGATCCGCCGTTAGTTGAAAATTTGAATTTAACTATTAAACCAGGACAAAGAATTGCTTTAGTGGGTGCTAGTGGTTCGGGTAAATCGACGATTGCTAAACTCGTTTGCGGACTTTATCAACCTTGGTCAGGTAAAATTCTGTTTGACGATCGAGAAATGTCAGAAATACCATCTTATTTATTTGCTCAATCAGTTGCTTTTGTATCTCAAGATATTTGTTTATTCGCCGGGACAATTAGGGATAATTTAACTTTGTGGGATTATACCATATCCGAGCAACAAATAAGTCAAGCTTGTCAAGATGCAGTAATCGATGAAATTACGCGATCGCAACCAAAAGGGTACAATACTAAATTAACTGAAGCTGGTTTAAATTTAAGTGGAGGACAACGACAGCGTTTGGAAATTGCTAGAGCCTTAGTTAATAATCCGAGTCTAATTATTTTAGATGAAGCAACTAGCTCTTTGGATACAGAAACTGAGAGAATTATTGACCAAAATTTGCGAAAAAGAGGCTGTACTTGTTTAATTGTTGCTCATCGTTTAAGTACGGTTCGTAACTGCGATGAAATCTTGGTGTTATCAGAGGGAAAGGTTGTAGAGAAAGGAACTCACGAAGAATTATTGCAATTGAAACAACTGTATTGGAGTTTGAGTCAAGAAAGAAAAAGTCTTGATAATGAGGAATTATTAACCACAGATGAACGCGGATACACGCAGATAAATGATGACTGTGGTAAGCATGGTGAAGATGTTCGTAATTTGTGGGAAAGACAAGGTTATTTGGTAAATGTAAATAAGGCTAATTTGCTCGACGATCCCGATCTTGTTTGGCTGGTTAAATCGGGAGAAATTGCTATTTTTGTTGTTGATGTTGAGAATGGTATTCCTCATGGAAGACGTAAATATTTATTTAGTGTGAATGCTGGAGAAGCAATGTTTGGTGTTTCAAATATTGACAAATGTCAAGGTTTGTTGGCAGTTTGTTTACAAGCAAGTGAATTGCTCAAGGTTGAGTTAGATGAGGTAGAGGAATTAATTATCAAAGGAGATAAAAATGCTAGTTTGCTTTTAGATAATTGGCTTAAATATTTAGAATTTCCTCATAAAATTGCTTTACCTAAAACCAAAAGTCTGAGGGAATATTTAGATAAACTTCACGAAAATGTCTTTCAACATCTAAATCAGGTTAAACAACAGCAACAAGCAGAAGCTGAGTTAAGATTACAAACACAAATACAAGTTAATAGTCAAGCGACTGAGATAGCTTTTGGAAAATTAAGTCACTTATTAAATCCGCAGCAAGCAAAAAATTTTACACCAATAGTTGATTCCCCCTTATCTCTCGCGTTTGTCGAAATTTGTCGCTATTTGGAAGTTAAAATCCCTGCATCTCTTCCTCAAGAAAATTCTTTATCAGTAATGAGTCACGCGGCTGGTTTACGAATGCGTCAGGTAAAGTTAACCACAGATTGGTGGAAAAAAGATGCTGGTGTAATTTTGGCTTATAATTTGCAGGAAGAGCAACCTGTAGTTTTGTTACCAGCTAAGTCAGGAAGTTATCAGTTATTTAATCCGGTAGCGAAGACAAAAAATAAATTAACAGCAAAACTTGCCCAAAAATTATCTAGTCACGCTTATACTTTTTATCGCATTCTACCTGAAAATATCAACCAAAAGCCAAGTTTAGTACAAGTTTGGCAATTGCTACAATTTGCTTTATTTAAACGTAAATCTGACTTACAACTTATTTTTTGGTGTGGTATCGGTGCAACTGTGTTGGGGATGCTGACACCCTACGCGACGGCAATTTTAATTGATTACGCTATTCCGGCTGCGTCAAGAGAAATTTTATTACAAATAGGTTTAGCTTTATTAGTAGCAGCATGGGGAAGAAGTTTGTATCAACTTACCCAAGGATTTGCTCAATTGCGAGTAGAAAGTTTTGCCGATCTTGCTAGCCAAGCGGCGGTTTGGGATCGATTATTGAAGTTAAAAGCTAGTTTTTTTCGTCAATATTCTAGCGGCGATTTGTCAAGTCGAGTCACTACTGTTAGCGAGATTCGCCGTCAATTTGCTGGGACGATTTTGCGTAGTTTTTTGGCAAGTATTTTTGCTTTACTCAATTTAGGTTTATTGTTTTATTATAGCTGGAAACTTGCTTTAGTTGCTTGTGCTGTTGGCTTAATTGCTGCGCTAACTACGCTTATTTTTGGTATAATTAGTTTGAGGTATTTACGTCGAGAACAAGAGCAAGAAGGAGAGGTTTTTGGTATCCTGATTCAGTTAATTAATGGTGTAGCTAAATTACGGGTAGCTGGTGCAATTCAACGTGCTTTTGCTTATTGGAGTAAAGGCTATAGCAAACAGTTAGTGCTGAGGTTGAAAAGCCAGCGAATTGAGGACTATTTGGCAGTTTTCAACGAAGTTTTACCTTTAGTAGCGACGGTATTATTGTTTTGGTTGGCGGTATCTTTAATTGGTTTATCAAAGTTATCAACAGGTACTTTTGTGGCATTTTATGCAGCCTTTGGAATTTTTATAACTGGGGGGATTAATTTAAGTAATAGTTCAATCGATCTTTTAGCGATCGCGTCTCTCTGGAAGCGAGTTAAACCTATCCTTGATGCACCTCTCGAAATTACGCAAAATTCAAGTCATCCGGGTCAACTTGATGGTAAAATATCCTTAGAAAATCTGACCTTTTCCTACCATCAAGATACACCAAATATCTTAGAAAATATTACTATTAATGCCCAACCCGGAGAATTTATCGCCCTAGTGGGTGCTTCCGGAAGCGGAAAGTCAACAATTTTACGCTTGCTTTTAGGATTAGAAACACCCCAAGCTGGTAAAATAAAATATGAGGGACAAGATTTAAACTCCCTCGAATTAGATGCAGTACGCCAACAAATCGGCGTAGTCTTACAAAATAGTCAACCTTTTAGTGGGACAATTTTTGAGAATATTGCTGGTGGTAGTAATATTACCATCGAGCAAGCTTGGCAAGCAGTCAAACAAGTTGATTTTGCCGCCGATATTGACAAAATGCCGATGAAAATGCAAACTGTAATTAGCGTCGGCGGAACTAATCTTTCTGGGGGACAAAAACAGAGGTTGATGTTAGCTAGAGCCTTAGCTAAACAACCCAAAATTTTACTTTTAGACGAAGCTACGAGTTTTTTAGACAACCAAACTCAAGCAAAAGTAAGCGAAAATATCGACAAATTACAAATTACCAGAATTGTCGTCGCCCATCGATTAACTACAATTCGGAATAGCGATCGCGTTTACGTCCTCGACCAAGGTAAAATTGTCCAAGAAGGTACATTTGCCCAACTTGCTGCCCAAGAAGGCTTATTCGCGCGACTGATGCAACAACAGATGTAA